In Haloarchaeobius litoreus, the following are encoded in one genomic region:
- a CDS encoding helix-turn-helix domain-containing protein — translation MAEAGHDTRTGSHLTLSIWHPDCWTLQVTENADGGIFGHGVYTVDDSAKGRFTAYGDSTEALETLVGDIESSPLVDSVWRLDNSFDLDKRIPTPGNVSQSLVVMYGHDRSINDSLVSNGFIPDKAVWIHDGREYWDVVIEGDRASIQERLDAVRDEMDAEIDVQHITSDDREAGGLLRKGILSERQREVFELARERGYYTWPREVSATEIAEELGVSKATTLEHLRKAEAKVIDALP, via the coding sequence ATGGCCGAGGCCGGACACGACACCCGGACCGGGTCGCACCTGACGTTGAGCATCTGGCACCCCGACTGCTGGACGCTCCAGGTCACCGAGAACGCCGACGGGGGGATCTTCGGGCACGGCGTCTACACGGTCGATGACTCGGCGAAGGGGCGGTTCACCGCCTACGGGGACTCCACCGAGGCACTCGAAACGCTGGTCGGGGATATCGAGTCGTCGCCGCTGGTCGACTCCGTCTGGCGGCTCGACAACAGCTTCGACCTGGACAAGCGGATACCGACGCCGGGCAACGTCTCCCAGAGTCTCGTCGTGATGTACGGGCACGACCGCAGCATCAACGACTCACTCGTCTCGAACGGGTTCATCCCGGACAAGGCTGTCTGGATCCACGACGGTCGCGAGTACTGGGACGTCGTCATCGAGGGTGACCGCGCGAGCATCCAGGAACGCCTCGACGCTGTCCGCGACGAGATGGACGCCGAGATAGACGTCCAGCACATTACGTCGGACGACCGCGAGGCGGGCGGGCTCCTCCGGAAGGGCATCCTCTCCGAGCGCCAGCGGGAGGTGTTCGAACTCGCCCGGGAGCGCGGCTACTACACGTGGCCGCGCGAGGTGAGTGCGACGGAGATCGCCGAGGAGCTCGGCGTCTCGAAGGCGACCACGCTGGAGCACCTCCGGAAGGCCGAGGCGAAGGTCATCGATGCGCTGCCTTAG
- a CDS encoding RNA-guided endonuclease InsQ/TnpB family protein, giving the protein MATVTVTAKLHNSSLSRRKEWQHATRLYRDTKQFCIDGWENSDFDKSVTTASIDNDLYSAIQNQAIREAKSDHSKDGEVRYRESQPFAVNNQNWELDMTENGTVIVGFPCVSQWWYTPIEVYADIANEVHRLVDGDVDKTRLQVYRRGDDWFCTFNIEYDADTSGETPIGVDIGERHILAVTASGEDESMLVSGGEAKYVRRKYRSLRDTLSEAGALRARNRVGDKEQCRIKDLNHKLSRRLITFAEQFESPVIRIEDLEGIRVNSSWSGVHSWHFHQLQQFITYKAERAGIRVETVDAYQTSQRCSECGSIGTRDGDHFSCSECGRGRHSDLNASENIAQREGEPCTA; this is encoded by the coding sequence ATGGCCACGGTGACTGTCACCGCGAAGCTACACAATTCATCCCTCTCACGGCGCAAAGAGTGGCAACACGCCACTCGCCTTTACCGTGACACCAAACAGTTCTGTATCGACGGGTGGGAGAACAGCGACTTCGACAAGTCCGTGACCACAGCCAGCATCGACAACGACCTCTACTCGGCCATCCAGAACCAAGCCATCCGAGAGGCGAAATCCGACCATAGCAAGGACGGAGAGGTTCGATACCGAGAGAGTCAACCGTTCGCGGTCAACAACCAGAACTGGGAACTCGACATGACCGAAAACGGGACGGTCATCGTCGGCTTCCCGTGTGTCTCCCAATGGTGGTACACACCTATCGAAGTGTACGCCGACATTGCAAACGAGGTTCACCGACTCGTAGACGGAGATGTCGACAAGACCCGTCTACAGGTCTACCGTCGGGGAGACGACTGGTTCTGCACGTTCAACATCGAATACGACGCCGACACGTCGGGTGAGACGCCCATCGGTGTCGATATTGGTGAACGTCATATCCTCGCTGTGACGGCCTCCGGTGAAGACGAGTCAATGCTGGTGTCTGGTGGTGAGGCGAAGTACGTTCGGCGCAAATATCGTTCCCTACGCGATACGCTATCGGAAGCGGGTGCGCTTCGCGCACGTAACCGTGTGGGTGACAAAGAACAGTGCCGGATCAAAGACCTGAATCACAAACTCTCCCGCCGTCTCATCACGTTCGCGGAACAGTTCGAGAGTCCTGTCATTCGGATAGAAGACCTCGAAGGCATCCGCGTGAACAGTTCGTGGTCCGGTGTCCACTCGTGGCACTTCCATCAACTCCAACAGTTCATCACGTACAAAGCCGAACGCGCTGGTATCCGCGTTGAGACGGTCGATGCGTACCAGACCAGCCAGCGGTGTTCGGAATGTGGGTCGATCGGAACCCGTGATGGTGACCACTTCTCGTGTTCGGAATGCGGCCGTGGACGCCATTCTGACCTGAACGCTTCGGAAAATATCGCACAACGGGAGGGAGAACCATGCACGGCGTAA
- a CDS encoding ATP-binding protein — MPAFVNRTEELARLHELYDSDDAELAVVYGRRRLGKTALVRESLRADEDAIIYQAKQKTSELQLQQFIETAAASYPGVGRIREEWDEILGFLAEQDATVVLDQFPYLVAQDESLPSVLQAMFDHELADSAATFVLVGSSISMMEEAALLGNSPLYGRSSLKLDIRQLPFDAAMEFFDDEYTAEEQVLTWGVFGGVPYYLEEVSPDATLAENILRTILSRHGTLHNEPDYVLRMELTEPTRYFSILEAIAGGSTSRNEIAGTTGIEYNQLSKYLDRLARLRLVDRHVPITEQKERSKRSRYRIRDPFFRFWFRYVYGSGDQYDELGRDAYDALVEPELADFVSHSFEEFCCSALRPLYPEHTITNTGQWWYGEHEIDVVGLTAGETLLVGECKFQQSPLGYDALAGLQEHVGELRWSPQDGRDRVVEYALFSRSGFKPSVEEAAAERENLQLFTVDEVVRALSEHGVRRIIRSSIDLFRLGQKIRT, encoded by the coding sequence ATGCCAGCGTTCGTCAATCGGACGGAGGAACTCGCTCGGCTCCACGAGCTCTACGACTCGGACGACGCCGAACTCGCGGTCGTATACGGACGGCGACGACTCGGAAAGACCGCGCTCGTACGGGAGTCGCTTCGGGCGGACGAAGACGCAATCATCTATCAGGCGAAGCAGAAGACGAGCGAACTCCAACTCCAGCAGTTCATCGAGACGGCCGCAGCGTCGTATCCGGGCGTCGGACGCATCCGGGAAGAGTGGGACGAGATTCTCGGCTTTCTCGCCGAACAGGATGCGACCGTTGTGCTCGACCAGTTCCCGTACCTCGTCGCACAGGATGAGAGTCTGCCGTCCGTGCTGCAGGCGATGTTCGACCACGAACTCGCTGACTCGGCTGCGACGTTCGTCCTCGTCGGGTCGTCGATCAGCATGATGGAAGAAGCGGCGTTGCTCGGGAACAGCCCGCTCTACGGTCGCTCGTCGTTGAAACTGGACATCAGACAACTGCCGTTCGACGCCGCAATGGAGTTCTTCGATGACGAGTACACTGCTGAGGAGCAGGTGCTCACGTGGGGTGTGTTCGGGGGGGTTCCGTACTATCTGGAGGAGGTCTCACCGGACGCGACCCTCGCGGAGAACATCCTGCGGACGATCCTCTCCCGGCACGGCACGCTTCACAACGAACCGGACTACGTCCTGAGAATGGAGCTAACCGAACCCACGCGGTACTTCTCGATTCTGGAAGCTATCGCCGGCGGAAGTACCAGCCGAAACGAGATTGCCGGGACGACCGGTATCGAGTACAACCAGCTGTCGAAGTACCTCGACCGACTGGCTCGATTGCGCCTCGTCGACCGCCACGTCCCGATTACGGAGCAGAAAGAACGGAGCAAGCGCAGCCGGTACCGCATTCGTGACCCCTTCTTCCGTTTCTGGTTCCGCTACGTGTACGGGTCCGGTGACCAGTACGACGAGTTGGGACGAGATGCCTACGACGCCCTGGTCGAACCGGAGCTCGCTGACTTCGTGAGTCACTCGTTCGAAGAATTCTGCTGTTCTGCACTTCGGCCGCTCTATCCGGAACACACGATCACGAACACAGGACAGTGGTGGTACGGTGAGCACGAGATCGATGTCGTCGGTCTCACGGCGGGGGAGACGCTGCTCGTCGGTGAGTGCAAATTCCAGCAGTCACCGCTCGGATACGACGCACTCGCGGGGCTTCAGGAGCACGTCGGCGAACTTCGATGGTCGCCGCAGGATGGGCGTGACCGGGTCGTAGAGTACGCGCTCTTCTCACGGAGCGGCTTCAAGCCGTCCGTCGAAGAGGCAGCCGCTGAACGGGAGAATCTCCAGTTGTTCACCGTCGATGAGGTCGTGCGCGCGCTCTCAGAGCACGGGGTTCGCAGAATAATCCGTTCCTCTATAGATTTATTCCGTCTGGGGCAGAAAATACGAACATGA
- a CDS encoding RNA-guided endonuclease InsQ/TnpB family protein has product MRRTNTFVVRPRSDQDAELLHELLDASASLWNELTYERRQNYFDGESIWDTADYRKQYVGVLGSATAQQLIRKNKSAWNSFFSLTEKGKHCSPPGYWGNEDDGRTLRTYIRNDQYTLELGDRSRLEIPVGKELKDKYDLGYTERLRLEVAGVPKWGGKQGRLELYYDESSNQFRAFQPVTVDDSRLDAPLASEEAALDIGANSLVACTTTTGQQYLYHGRDLFEKFRDTTREISRLQSKLREGRYSSNRIRQLYRGRRRRRDHAQNALVRDLLDRLYEEGVSTVYVGDLTDVLETHWSIRANAKTHNFWAFRAFIDRLACTAEEYGITVELRSEAWTTRTCPNCGSTTDTIRHQDTLTCSCGFEGHADLVASESFLRRHQNSESSGWRTRHTVSRQRHTGVPRPMARPVRFEWDSHEWLESPRSHRPKEARTDQSIHV; this is encoded by the coding sequence ATGAGGCGCACCAACACATTCGTTGTCCGACCCCGCTCCGACCAGGACGCGGAGTTGCTACACGAACTGTTGGACGCTTCAGCCAGTCTCTGGAACGAACTCACCTACGAACGCCGCCAGAACTACTTCGACGGCGAATCCATCTGGGACACCGCCGACTACCGCAAACAGTACGTCGGCGTCCTCGGAAGCGCCACCGCCCAACAACTCATTCGCAAGAACAAGAGCGCGTGGAATTCGTTCTTCTCGCTCACAGAGAAGGGCAAACACTGTTCCCCACCCGGCTACTGGGGGAACGAAGACGATGGTCGAACACTCCGGACGTACATCCGCAACGACCAGTACACCCTGGAGCTGGGCGACCGCTCCCGCCTCGAAATTCCCGTCGGGAAGGAACTCAAGGATAAGTACGACCTCGGCTACACCGAACGCCTTCGTCTCGAAGTCGCGGGCGTTCCGAAGTGGGGCGGGAAACAGGGTCGGTTGGAACTGTACTACGACGAGTCCTCGAACCAATTCAGGGCCTTTCAGCCAGTCACCGTGGACGATTCTCGACTGGATGCACCACTGGCTTCGGAAGAAGCCGCTCTGGATATTGGGGCGAACAGCCTCGTCGCCTGTACGACCACGACCGGCCAACAGTACCTGTACCACGGACGCGATCTGTTCGAGAAGTTCCGCGACACCACGCGGGAAATTTCCCGGCTCCAGTCGAAGCTCCGTGAGGGGCGCTACTCCTCGAACCGGATTCGGCAACTGTACCGTGGTCGAAGGCGACGACGCGACCACGCACAGAACGCGCTGGTGCGCGACCTTCTCGACCGTCTTTACGAGGAAGGTGTTTCGACGGTGTACGTCGGGGACTTAACCGACGTGCTGGAGACGCACTGGTCGATTCGAGCGAACGCGAAGACGCACAACTTCTGGGCGTTCCGGGCGTTCATCGACCGGCTGGCGTGTACCGCCGAAGAATACGGCATCACGGTCGAACTCCGGTCGGAGGCGTGGACGACCCGGACGTGTCCGAACTGCGGTTCGACGACGGACACGATTCGGCATCAGGACACGCTCACGTGTTCGTGCGGGTTCGAGGGTCACGCCGACCTCGTAGCAAGCGAGTCCTTCCTGAGACGTCACCAGAACTCGGAGAGTTCTGGCTGGCGAACGAGACACACCGTGTCTCGTCAACGGCACACAGGCGTCCCAAGGCCGATGGCACGGCCCGTGCGATTCGAGTGGGACAGCCACGAGTGGCTGGAGTCACCACGCTCTCACCGTCCCAAAGAAGCGCGCACAGACCAGAGTATCCACGTATAG